From Deltaproteobacteria bacterium, a single genomic window includes:
- a CDS encoding xanthine dehydrogenase family protein subunit M, whose protein sequence is MIPSAFDYHAPTSVPEAIALLTRFGDSAKVISGGQSLLPLLKLRLGTAEHLVDIGRIAGLEYVREEGGFLRIGGRTREAVLERSAVVQERYPILADTARVIADPLVRNRATVGGNLAHGDPANDHPATMLALRATVVAQGPGGERTVPIDRFFTGLFATALASDEILTEIRIPVPPNRTGGAYVKLERKVGDYATAAAAAQVTLDGGGDFVQVGLALTNAGPVPVRSTAAEDFLVGKRAADTNIAEAARRAAEAASPTADRRGSVEYKREMARVLAARALKKAVERAGGR, encoded by the coding sequence ATGATCCCGTCCGCGTTCGACTATCACGCACCAACCTCGGTGCCCGAGGCGATCGCCCTGCTCACGCGGTTCGGCGACTCGGCGAAGGTGATCTCCGGAGGACAGAGCCTGTTGCCGCTGCTCAAGCTGCGGCTGGGGACCGCGGAGCATCTGGTCGACATCGGCCGCATCGCGGGCCTCGAGTACGTCCGCGAGGAAGGAGGCTTCCTGCGCATCGGCGGGCGCACGCGCGAAGCCGTGCTGGAGCGCTCCGCCGTCGTCCAGGAGCGATATCCCATCCTCGCCGACACGGCGCGCGTCATCGCCGACCCGCTCGTCCGCAACCGCGCCACCGTCGGCGGCAACCTGGCGCACGGCGATCCCGCCAACGACCATCCCGCGACCATGCTCGCGCTGCGGGCGACGGTCGTCGCGCAGGGCCCCGGCGGCGAGCGGACGGTTCCCATCGACCGGTTCTTCACCGGCCTGTTCGCGACCGCGCTGGCGTCGGACGAGATCCTCACGGAGATCCGAATTCCCGTCCCGCCCAACCGGACCGGAGGAGCGTACGTCAAGCTGGAGCGGAAGGTCGGCGACTACGCCACCGCGGCAGCCGCCGCGCAGGTGACGCTCGACGGCGGCGGGGACTTCGTCCAGGTCGGGCTGGCACTGACGAATGCGGGCCCGGTGCCCGTGCGCTCTACCGCCGCCGAGGACTTCCTGGTGGGAAAGAGGGCCGCCGATACCAACATCGCAGAGGCCGCCCGGCGCGCCGCCGAGGCCGCGTCGCCCACCGCCGATCGGCGCGGGTCCGTCGAATACAAGCGCGAGATGGCGCGGGTGCTCGCCGCGCGCGCGCTGAAGAAGGCCGTCGAGCGCGCGGGAGGTCGGTAG
- a CDS encoding nucleotidyltransferase family protein: MTGERVAGVVLAAGLSTRMGRNKMLLRIGSRSLVRRAVETALSARLDPVLVVVGHERERVEAELHGLSCTAVHNPEYAAGMNTSLRAGVRALAEDVQGAVVLLGDMPLVDATMVRTLVDSFRREQPPLVISTYDGVVAPPILYGRALFEELRALDAEACGKSVVRRHRAEAAELRWPKEALSDLDAPEDLERVRARLEAA, encoded by the coding sequence ATGACCGGTGAGCGCGTTGCCGGCGTGGTGCTCGCGGCGGGCCTGTCCACCCGGATGGGGCGCAACAAGATGCTCCTCCGAATCGGTAGCCGCAGCCTCGTCCGCCGGGCCGTGGAGACCGCGCTCTCGGCACGGCTCGATCCGGTGCTCGTGGTCGTCGGCCATGAGCGCGAGCGGGTGGAAGCCGAGTTGCACGGCCTCTCTTGCACGGCCGTGCACAACCCGGAGTACGCGGCGGGCATGAACACATCGTTGCGGGCGGGAGTCCGCGCGCTGGCGGAGGACGTGCAGGGCGCCGTGGTCCTGCTCGGCGACATGCCGCTCGTCGACGCGACGATGGTGCGGACGTTGGTCGACTCCTTCCGTCGCGAGCAGCCTCCCCTCGTGATCTCGACGTATGATGGCGTCGTCGCACCGCCCATCCTCTATGGCCGCGCGCTCTTCGAAGAGCTGCGTGCCCTCGACGCCGAAGCGTGCGGAAAGAGCGTCGTGCGGCGGCATCGCGCCGAAGCCGCCGAGCTTCGCTGGCCGAAGGAAGCCCTCAGCGACCTCGATGCGCCCGAGGATCTCGAGCGCGTCCGGGCGCGGCTCGAGGCGGCGTGA
- a CDS encoding YHS domain-containing protein, translated as MRAELLQLAADLSRRREPFVLAMVVRREPYTSAQPGDMAIITADGSYHGWLGGNCTQPTVKREARLALADGRPRFVSLSPDPKSQERPGVTALPMTCHSGGSVDIYLEPMLPPPQLLIFGESPCARALARLGEVMGYGIARGLDGGAGQGPTFAVVATMGENDEDSIAAAISARCEYVAVVASRNRFAEMRDALLERGVPREALSQVRNPAGLDLGARLPEEVAVSILAEIVQLRRARQPRPAPQDQPASEIDPVCGMTVEVATARHRATHQGHDYFFCNPRCREKFLADPVRFLAA; from the coding sequence ATGCGCGCCGAGCTGCTCCAGCTCGCGGCAGACCTTTCGAGGCGGCGCGAGCCGTTCGTCCTGGCGATGGTCGTCCGGCGCGAGCCCTATACCTCGGCGCAGCCGGGCGACATGGCGATCATCACGGCCGACGGCTCCTACCATGGCTGGCTGGGAGGCAACTGCACGCAGCCTACCGTGAAACGCGAAGCGCGGCTGGCGCTGGCGGACGGCAGGCCTCGCTTCGTCTCGCTGTCGCCGGATCCGAAGTCGCAAGAACGTCCTGGCGTGACGGCGCTACCGATGACGTGTCACAGCGGAGGCAGCGTGGACATCTACCTGGAGCCGATGCTGCCGCCGCCGCAGCTTCTGATCTTCGGTGAATCGCCCTGTGCACGCGCGCTTGCCCGCCTCGGAGAGGTCATGGGCTACGGAATCGCTCGTGGACTCGACGGTGGCGCAGGCCAGGGACCCACGTTCGCTGTCGTCGCCACGATGGGCGAAAACGACGAGGACAGCATCGCCGCAGCCATTTCCGCCCGCTGCGAGTACGTCGCCGTCGTCGCCAGCCGCAACCGGTTCGCGGAGATGCGCGATGCGTTGCTCGAGCGCGGCGTCCCGCGGGAGGCGCTGTCGCAGGTGCGAAACCCCGCCGGACTGGACCTCGGCGCGCGCCTCCCCGAGGAGGTGGCGGTGAGCATCCTCGCCGAAATCGTCCAGCTTCGCCGGGCAAGGCAACCGCGGCCGGCGCCGCAGGACCAGCCCGCCTCCGAGATCGATCCGGTGTGCGGAATGACCGTGGAAGTGGCGACGGCGCGGCACCGCGCCACGCACCAGGGGCACGACTACTTCTTCTGCAACCCGCGCTGCCGCGAGAAGTTCCTCGCCGACCCCGTCCGTTTCCTCGCGGCCTGA
- a CDS encoding (2Fe-2S)-binding protein: MSRHDVQLTVNGVSHRVQVESRLLLVHLLRENLRLTGTHIGCDTTHCGACTVLIDGEPVKSCTVLAVQAEGAEITTVEGLEQNGKLHPVQEAFWEKHGLQCGYCTPGMILTSCALLARDKDPSEAQIREAISGNLCRCTGYSNIVKAIQSAAERLRQQ, encoded by the coding sequence ATGTCCAGGCATGACGTCCAGTTGACCGTCAACGGCGTTTCCCACCGCGTCCAGGTCGAGTCCCGGCTGCTCCTCGTCCACCTCCTGCGCGAGAACCTCCGCCTGACCGGCACGCACATCGGCTGCGACACCACGCATTGCGGCGCCTGCACCGTGTTGATCGATGGCGAACCCGTGAAGTCCTGCACCGTCCTCGCCGTGCAGGCCGAGGGCGCGGAGATCACCACCGTCGAGGGGCTGGAGCAGAACGGCAAGCTCCATCCGGTCCAGGAGGCGTTCTGGGAGAAGCACGGGCTCCAGTGCGGCTATTGCACGCCGGGGATGATCCTGACCAGCTGCGCCCTGCTCGCCCGGGACAAGGATCCGTCCGAGGCGCAGATCCGCGAAGCCATCAGCGGCAACCTCTGCCGCTGCACCGGATATTCGAACATCGTCAAGGCCATCCAGTCCGCAGCCGAGCGGCTGCGGCAGCAGTAG